In Crinalium epipsammum PCC 9333, the following are encoded in one genomic region:
- a CDS encoding ISAs1 family transposase, translating into MLVSLIEHLKKVKDFRKSQGKRHPLWIVLLVVVLGMMSGYQGYREIGHFVKYEQRNLINNLEIFTERLPSCATIRRVMMGMDWQNLSEVFNQWAKENYPQIDETDWLAIDGKSLRSTVTNYADKSQNFGVIVSVFSQLTGLVIALSKIENKSKSEIAEVQDIVRNCGFKGKVISADALHCNQTTTRAIIKSQNNYLIALKKNQNKLYEQVKTLTNMIEPSSRCITKEQSHGRQVTREVTVFNNIIKLKNWSHIQSLIKVERWGWRGSSPYQETVYYISSMSADAETFNQRIRGHWRIENQVHWVKDVILNEDKMKIHQIQAATNFSILKTIVLNLFRGLGFISITEGKRWLGNHWNKLLIMTEELT; encoded by the coding sequence ATGCTTGTTAGTCTAATAGAACACTTGAAGAAAGTCAAGGATTTTCGTAAAAGTCAAGGAAAAAGACATCCCTTATGGATAGTATTATTAGTAGTAGTTTTAGGGATGATGTCAGGGTATCAGGGCTATAGAGAAATTGGGCATTTTGTAAAATATGAGCAAAGGAATCTGATTAATAACTTGGAAATATTTACGGAAAGATTACCATCTTGTGCAACTATAAGAAGGGTAATGATGGGCATGGACTGGCAAAATCTCAGCGAAGTTTTTAATCAGTGGGCTAAAGAAAACTATCCGCAAATAGATGAAACAGACTGGTTGGCAATTGATGGAAAAAGTTTGAGAAGCACAGTAACAAACTATGCAGATAAATCGCAAAATTTTGGGGTAATAGTTTCTGTATTTAGTCAACTAACAGGATTAGTGATAGCCCTGAGTAAAATCGAGAATAAAAGTAAGTCAGAAATTGCCGAAGTTCAAGATATAGTAAGGAATTGCGGTTTTAAAGGAAAAGTAATAAGCGCCGATGCGCTGCATTGTAATCAAACTACAACTAGAGCAATTATCAAAAGTCAAAATAATTATTTAATTGCTTTAAAGAAAAACCAAAATAAATTGTATGAGCAAGTAAAAACTTTAACAAATATGATTGAGCCATCCAGCCGATGTATCACTAAAGAACAAAGTCATGGACGACAAGTAACTCGAGAAGTAACAGTTTTTAATAATATTATTAAATTGAAAAACTGGTCACATATTCAAAGCTTGATTAAAGTAGAACGCTGGGGATGGAGAGGAAGCTCACCATATCAAGAAACAGTTTATTACATCAGTAGCATGAGCGCAGATGCGGAAACGTTTAACCAAAGAATTAGAGGGCATTGGCGAATAGAAAATCAAGTTCACTGGGTCAAAGACGTAATTTTAAATGAAGATAAAATGAAAATTCATCAAATTCAAGCAGCTACTAATTTTTCCATTTTAAAAACAATAGTTTTGAATCTTTTTCGCGGCTTGGGTTTCATCTCTATAACCGAGGGAAAAAGGTGGTTAGGTAATCACTGGAACAAACTGCTCATTATGACGGAAGAATTGACTTAA
- a CDS encoding XisH family protein, whose amino-acid sequence MAKDLYHEQVKRALEKDGWQITHDPYELRIGGVEMYINIGAEQIIGAEKENDKIAVEVKSFISPSRISDFHLAHGQFLDYRYALEDEDPERILYLAVPRFVYQTFFNLAFINRVVQRSQIKLLVYDIEKETIEQWIK is encoded by the coding sequence ATGGCAAAAGATTTGTATCACGAGCAAGTTAAACGCGCTCTAGAAAAAGACGGGTGGCAAATAACTCACGATCCATACGAATTGCGTATAGGTGGGGTTGAAATGTATATAAATATTGGGGCAGAACAGATTATTGGTGCGGAAAAGGAAAATGATAAAATTGCAGTTGAGGTAAAAAGTTTTATCAGTCCATCAAGGATTTCTGATTTTCATTTGGCGCATGGACAGTTTTTAGATTATCGGTATGCTTTAGAAGATGAAGATCCAGAGCGAATCTTATATTTAGCAGTACCTCGTTTTGTTTATCAAACCTTTTTCAACTTAGCTTTTATTAATAGAGTGGTACAACGTAGTCAAATTAAGCTTTTAGTTTATGACATAGAAAAGGAGACGATTGAGCAATGGATAAAGTAG
- a CDS encoding leucine-rich repeat domain-containing protein — protein MTQEELLQLIDRAVAEGWRELDLSGQELTELPGEIGKLQQLESLILGKKIEAYEFVGDRYLEKVSGNNLKTLPLELLGLPNLRKLDISGNPLESIPDVVTQILHLEELILIRVKLTEIPDAIAKLTNLTQLDLSNNQITQIPEAIAKLTNLTQLVLFNNQITQIPEAIAKLTNLTQFILSNNQITQIPEAIANLTNLTQLILSNNQITQIPEAIANLTNLTQLDLLNNKITQIPEAIANLINLTQLDLLNNKITQIPEAIAKLTNLTQLILSDNKITQIPEAIAKLTNLTQLDLHSNKITQIPEAIAKLTNLTQLDLRSNKITQIPEAIAKLTNLTQLDLSDNSITNIPLEMLNSKDAKEILNYLRQISTSETRPLHEAKLLLIGQGSVGKTSLIERLIRNKYDKNQPQTDGLNVETWNVQVNSKDIRLNVWDFGGQEIYHATHQFFLTKRSLYLLVCNCRTSEEENRIEYWLKLIESFGGQSPVIIVGNKKDEQPLDINRKALREKYPNIQAIIETSCQDNIGIDELRTAILKQVGKLKEVYDLLPLSWFEVKQQLESMTEDFISYSSYIGICYKNNIPEEQNQEQLIDLLHRLGLVLNFREHPILKDTNVLKPNWVTEGIYALLSDEILKTKTKGIFTSADLTRILDPKRYPTQRHGYLIGLMKEFELCFALECDPPQFLIAGLLPKDQPDKTELQGETLEFQYHYKVLPESIISRFIVNTHEKIHNQIYWRSGVMLAYQENNEIYNIARIKADPEDKKIFITISKRKETRRLFLGILRDVFKKIHNSLPNLEITEWVPVPNHPNHPPLDYEELLGQESMGETTITIGKLRLKLDLRQLLDGYESLESRQKIQKVDPESDRFTVKIYNTNHQGEYKPMTQNTNNFQNPNIANFANEVKDNASQQASNFNQTSGANISEILQLIGNLRQTAAQFPPDIRDDITIEIDDVETEIQKPEQERNLRKLTNRLVALLTAATVTFSGIAGMTDFTNNVMEIGNKLNIELKLPSGK, from the coding sequence ATGACGCAGGAAGAGTTATTGCAACTGATAGATCGCGCCGTGGCTGAGGGTTGGCGAGAGTTAGACTTGTCGGGGCAAGAGTTGACTGAGTTACCTGGGGAAATTGGTAAGTTGCAGCAGCTTGAGTCTTTGATTTTGGGAAAGAAGATTGAAGCTTATGAATTTGTAGGAGACCGCTATCTCGAAAAGGTTTCGGGCAACAATTTAAAAACGCTTCCACTCGAACTATTGGGTTTGCCTAATTTGCGTAAATTGGATATTAGTGGCAATCCTTTAGAGAGCATTCCCGATGTGGTAACGCAAATACTACATTTAGAGGAACTTATCTTAATTCGAGTAAAGCTAACTGAAATACCTGATGCGATCGCTAAATTAACCAATCTGACGCAGCTTGACCTCAGTAACAACCAAATAACCCAGATTCCAGAGGCGATAGCTAAATTAACCAATCTGACGCAGCTTGTCCTCTTTAACAACCAAATAACTCAGATTCCAGAGGCGATAGCTAAATTAACCAATCTGACGCAGTTTATCCTCAGTAACAACCAAATAACTCAGATTCCAGAGGCGATCGCTAATTTAACCAATCTGACGCAGCTTATCCTCAGTAACAACCAAATAACTCAGATTCCAGAGGCGATCGCTAATTTAACCAATCTGACGCAGCTTGACCTTCTTAACAACAAAATAACCCAGATTCCAGAGGCGATCGCTAATTTAATCAATCTGACGCAGCTTGACCTTCTTAACAACAAAATAACCCAGATTCCAGAGGCGATAGCTAAATTAACCAATCTGACGCAGCTTATCCTCAGTGACAACAAAATAACCCAGATTCCAGAGGCAATCGCTAAATTAACCAATCTGACGCAGCTTGACCTCCATTCCAACAAAATAACCCAGATTCCAGAGGCAATCGCTAAATTAACCAATCTGACGCAGCTTGACCTCCGTTCCAACAAAATAACCCAGATTCCAGAGGCGATAGCTAAATTAACCAATCTGACGCAGCTTGACCTCAGTGACAATTCAATTACCAATATTCCATTAGAAATGCTTAATTCAAAAGATGCAAAAGAGATTTTGAATTACTTGAGGCAAATTAGCACAAGTGAAACTCGACCATTACACGAAGCTAAACTGTTACTCATCGGACAAGGCAGCGTCGGCAAAACATCCCTTATCGAGCGACTAATCCGCAATAAATATGATAAAAATCAACCCCAAACCGACGGACTCAATGTGGAAACTTGGAACGTGCAGGTCAATAGCAAAGACATCCGCCTGAATGTTTGGGACTTTGGCGGACAGGAAATTTATCATGCTACCCATCAATTTTTTCTGACTAAGCGCAGCCTCTATCTCCTAGTTTGTAATTGTCGCACCAGCGAAGAAGAAAACCGCATTGAATATTGGCTAAAACTAATCGAAAGCTTCGGCGGACAGTCCCCTGTGATTATCGTTGGCAACAAAAAAGACGAACAACCCCTCGACATCAACCGCAAAGCATTACGCGAAAAATATCCTAACATCCAAGCGATTATCGAAACCTCCTGCCAAGACAATATCGGCATTGATGAACTTCGCACCGCCATTTTGAAGCAAGTCGGCAAGCTCAAAGAAGTCTACGACCTTCTACCACTCTCATGGTTCGAGGTTAAACAACAACTCGAATCCATGACTGAAGACTTCATCAGCTACAGTAGCTATATCGGCATCTGCTACAAAAACAATATTCCCGAAGAACAAAACCAAGAGCAACTGATCGATCTCCTCCATCGACTTGGCTTAGTTCTCAACTTCCGTGAGCATCCCATCCTCAAAGATACCAACGTCCTCAAACCCAACTGGGTGACAGAAGGCATTTACGCGCTCCTGAGCGATGAAATCCTCAAAACTAAAACCAAAGGCATTTTCACCTCTGCCGATCTCACCCGCATCCTCGATCCAAAGCGTTATCCCACCCAGCGTCACGGCTATCTGATCGGGCTGATGAAAGAATTTGAACTTTGCTTTGCACTAGAATGTGACCCACCACAATTTCTGATTGCGGGACTTCTGCCCAAAGACCAACCAGACAAAACAGAACTCCAAGGCGAAACCCTCGAATTTCAATACCATTACAAAGTTCTCCCCGAAAGCATCATCTCCCGCTTCATCGTCAACACCCACGAAAAAATTCATAATCAAATCTATTGGCGCAGTGGCGTAATGCTTGCCTATCAAGAAAACAACGAAATCTACAACATCGCTCGGATCAAAGCCGATCCCGAAGACAAAAAAATCTTCATCACCATTAGCAAACGCAAAGAAACCCGCCGCTTATTTCTGGGCATTCTCCGCGATGTCTTCAAAAAAATCCACAACTCCCTCCCCAATCTCGAAATCACCGAATGGGTTCCCGTCCCCAACCATCCCAACCATCCACCCCTCGACTACGAAGAACTCCTCGGACAAGAATCAATGGGTGAAACCACAATCACCATCGGCAAACTAAGATTAAAACTCGATCTGCGTCAACTTTTAGATGGCTACGAATCACTAGAATCGCGTCAGAAAATACAAAAAGTTGATCCAGAAAGCGATCGCTTTACAGTCAAGATTTATAATACTAACCACCAAGGAGAATATAAACCGATGACACAAAACACAAACAACTTTCAAAACCCAAACATCGCCAACTTTGCCAACGAAGTTAAAGACAACGCCAGTCAGCAAGCCTCTAACTTCAACCAAACAAGCGGCGCAAACATCAGCGAAATTCTGCAACTAATCGGTAACCTGCGCCAAACTGCCGCCCAATTCCCACCAGATATCCGCGATGACATCACCATTGAAATTGATGATGTAGAAACAGAAATTCAAAAGCCAGAACAAGAACGCAATTTACGCAAACTCACAAACCGTCTAGTAGCTTTACTAACTGCTGCTACTGTAACTTTTAGCGGGATAGCAGGTATGACAGACTTTACAAACAATGTTATGGAAATAGGGAACAAATTAAACATCGAACTAAAGCTTCCCTCTGGTAAATAG
- a CDS encoding CAP domain-containing protein, translated as MNHKIFWTLTPITLLATLAATHLIPHNVDSRVNQDFNNFKVSAIEQTREITQKFQAIISDISESTSSKDVLLAKASIPPNLSALEKGIIAETNRARTNPVAYAAQIQKLRSSYRGKILKLPGGVNILTKEGVKPVDEAVRALKATKPVPALRPSQGMSLGAKAHVKDQGPKGATGHNGSDGSRPWNRVNRYGSWQTVIGENIAYGPNTAQQVVMQLIIDDGVSDRGHRKNIFTPGYRVTGVACGSHKKYRIMCVIEYAGGYKEKS; from the coding sequence ATGAATCATAAAATATTTTGGACATTAACACCAATTACTTTATTAGCAACTTTAGCTGCTACCCATTTAATTCCCCATAATGTTGATAGTCGCGTTAATCAAGATTTCAACAATTTTAAAGTTTCTGCAATAGAGCAAACAAGGGAAATAACGCAGAAATTTCAGGCAATTATTTCTGATATTTCGGAATCAACATCATCAAAAGATGTACTGTTAGCTAAAGCAAGCATTCCTCCAAATCTTTCCGCCTTAGAAAAAGGTATAATTGCTGAAACAAATCGGGCGCGGACAAATCCCGTTGCTTATGCAGCCCAAATCCAAAAACTAAGAAGCTCTTATCGAGGCAAAATATTAAAACTTCCTGGGGGAGTAAACATTTTAACTAAGGAAGGAGTAAAGCCAGTAGATGAAGCCGTTCGTGCTTTAAAGGCGACTAAACCTGTACCAGCGTTACGTCCATCTCAAGGTATGTCTTTAGGTGCAAAAGCTCATGTTAAAGATCAAGGACCCAAAGGTGCTACTGGTCATAATGGTAGCGATGGTAGTCGTCCTTGGAATAGGGTAAACCGTTATGGTTCTTGGCAAACTGTTATCGGAGAAAATATTGCCTATGGTCCCAATACAGCCCAACAAGTTGTGATGCAATTAATCATAGATGATGGAGTGAGCGATCGCGGTCACAGAAAAAATATTTTTACCCCAGGTTATCGAGTTACTGGGGTAGCTTGTGGTTCACACAAAAAATATAGAATTATGTGTGTAATTGAATATGCTGGTGGGTATAAAGAAAAGAGTTAG
- a CDS encoding XisI protein, producing MDKVALYRQYIQQLIQAKADRSMKSAKNVEAQPIFDTKRDRYQLVYVGWKQNDIRDYGCLLHLDIKNGKIWIQYDGTEDGIAYELLKLGVPHEDIVLGFQPARVRSDTEFAVG from the coding sequence ATGGATAAAGTAGCTCTCTACAGACAATATATTCAACAACTAATCCAAGCAAAAGCTGATCGCTCGATGAAATCGGCAAAGAATGTTGAGGCTCAACCTATTTTTGATACCAAGCGCGATCGCTATCAATTGGTGTATGTGGGTTGGAAGCAGAATGATATCAGGGATTATGGATGTTTGCTACATTTGGATATTAAGAATGGCAAGATTTGGATTCAATATGATGGTACGGAAGATGGGATTGCCTATGAGTTATTAAAATTAGGTGTACCACATGAAGATATAGTTTTGGGTTTTCAACCTGCTAGGGTGCGCTCTGATACGGAGTTTGCTGTAGGTTAG
- a CDS encoding acyltransferase family protein yields the protein MRLTSLDVFRGMAIAGMILVNKAGVADQVYPALAHADWNGWTFADLVFPFFLFIIGVAMAFSFAKYTEGDNKPTKQLYLRILRRSAILFILGLLLNGFWNYDFSTIRVMGVLQRISVAYLLASLAVLTLPKKGQWALAAVLLIGYWLIMSFVPVPGYGAGVLTREGNFGAYIDRLIIGAAHLYKGDNYNSLGDPEGLFSSLPAVVSVLIGYFTGEWLRKQPERSRTSINMLIAGLSCLVVGEVWNFWFPINKKLWTSSYVLFTAGIALILLAACYELIDVRKRREWGRPFEILGMNAILVFVASVLMIKTLVKTKIGAGEDAPTTYAWINEHLFQSWAGVLNGSLIFAILTVLLWLAVAYGLYRQRWFLKI from the coding sequence ATGCGCCTAACTTCTTTAGATGTATTTCGTGGTATGGCGATCGCAGGCATGATTCTAGTCAATAAGGCTGGTGTTGCAGACCAAGTATATCCCGCCCTCGCTCACGCTGATTGGAACGGCTGGACGTTTGCTGATTTAGTTTTCCCCTTCTTTTTATTTATTATTGGTGTAGCAATGGCTTTTTCTTTTGCCAAATACACCGAAGGCGACAATAAACCTACAAAACAGCTTTACTTGCGTATTTTACGCCGTAGCGCAATATTATTTATTCTCGGTTTGCTACTTAATGGCTTTTGGAATTACGACTTTAGCACAATCCGTGTTATGGGTGTATTGCAACGTATTAGTGTTGCTTACCTACTTGCATCTTTAGCGGTTCTAACTTTACCAAAAAAAGGTCAGTGGGCATTAGCAGCAGTATTACTAATTGGATACTGGTTAATAATGTCATTTGTACCAGTTCCAGGTTATGGCGCAGGTGTGTTAACCCGTGAAGGAAACTTTGGTGCTTATATTGATCGCTTAATAATTGGTGCTGCCCATTTATATAAAGGTGATAACTATAATTCACTAGGAGATCCTGAAGGATTATTTAGTAGTTTACCTGCTGTCGTCAGTGTGCTGATTGGTTACTTTACAGGTGAATGGTTGAGAAAACAACCAGAGCGATCGCGCACTAGCATTAATATGTTAATTGCTGGTCTTAGTTGTTTAGTAGTTGGGGAAGTGTGGAATTTTTGGTTCCCCATTAACAAAAAATTGTGGACAAGTTCCTACGTTTTATTTACAGCCGGAATAGCCTTAATTTTATTAGCAGCTTGTTACGAACTAATTGACGTGCGGAAGCGGCGCGAATGGGGTCGTCCTTTTGAAATTTTAGGTATGAACGCCATTTTGGTATTTGTTGCTTCAGTTTTGATGATTAAAACATTAGTAAAAACTAAAATTGGTGCAGGGGAAGATGCGCCCACAACTTACGCTTGGATCAATGAGCATTTATTCCAATCTTGGGCTGGCGTTCTCAATGGTTCTTTAATTTTTGCCATCCTGACAGTATTGTTATGGTTAGCAGTTGCTTACGGCTTATACCGCCAGCGATGGTTCCTCAAAATCTAA